TGGGGCGATCAGGTACAGTTATTTTAAGCTCTAATACTCTCTCTTTTTCTTGATATGTACAAGgttcaggttcctttcaaaaacctatttttacttaatcaaaacattaataTACCACTCATGTTGTTGTATAACGTCCAACTCTTTTTCCCaattcaaacatagtgttcaaattCTTGATCCACCTAAATTGTTAGGCTTTTTCTTTAGGAATTCTTCCCCAATAAAATTTTTTGAACATAATTAGATGTTAGAGAGAGGTGAATTATCATATACTAAAACAACTAATTTAACTACtcaattatcatttaccatatttacataaataaagaactaaaaaccataaacaatcacacatgaacacaaggatttttacaTGTAAAAAAAAGATGAGGAAAAAACCTTGGtaagaactatctcactatatgaagaACAAGTTACAAGGTTTAGGCTCTATGCCAAGGAGCTCACTAACCCTTATGTAAAATTGCAAGATTGAGGCACACAACTTAGGataagatacaaaggacttgcaaacACTCAATATCACTTATTTAGAGAAATATACAATACAATTGAAAGAGATATATCAATATTGTTGAACTATAGACAATTGTATCATCTGATATGCTAATTGTAGTTATTTGttaaaaaaatccaaaactgaCTCAATAGACACTTTGCACAATACATAGAACTCATAAATCAATATTCAAAATAATTCCATCCTTTATATATCATCCATAATCATAATAACATCAGATGCATTGGCCTAAttagatgaaacatgtaaataaaGAATAATCGACCGAAAAATATTCTCCAAGGCAATGCGTAAGACAAATCAAATCTATGAGGCATCACACTATGTTGGCACAACTTCCAAACCATGCCAACATAACTCCTATGTAATGACACCAACAAAAACATCATAGGTCAACTctaaatgataataaaattaaaGCATGCCAACTCAATTAACTCCAATTATAATGCTTGACTACCTGAGATACCTATAGATGCCTAAGATAGAATCAACAAATATCCACAATAGTAAATCATTCAGTTGCATCACCAAATTCTAGAAGGCATAGGAATGGAACACGTTATTGTGCACTGTAACTCTATTACAATACCAATAGGACATCAAATATCACCACCAACAATTCATAAACTTAATGATACATCTTTTTGTGCCCCCCAAAGCATTAAAAAATAGACTCCACATATATTCATGTCCACAATACTTACCCACTATTATTGCATTATACTCGACCACATCCAAACCAAAGAATATTGCTACCTTACACATCCGGATTGAcaagattgacatcaatgacaacatagacttGTATTTGCAATATGTTGCACACACAATTAAGTTGGCATTAGTTGACACCTTCCTCTCTACCTCCCATATATACAAGATTAAGACAAGAATATCCTCAATTTTTATTGCAATTTTACTAGATGGAAGGGAGGCAAAAGAAGACATACAGGAAATTATAATCATGGTCATTAAACCCTAATGGTTTAACGAAACTAACAAGATTTTGGATGATGTGATAATTGGTCTGGTATATCATTTAAGTAGAGAAAATTGACCTCTTATCAATCTAAATTTATCTACCATTGGGTtcaattcatcataaaaaaattggGTAAAAATGATAGTGCTCACCATCACAAAGAAAAGTGGGGCATTGATTTCTTAAAGATGATTAAAAGAATTTATATCTCAAAAGATGTTAATTGGTCTTTTGTAAAACCATGTAATAGCTAAGACATAGATGGTGGTGATGTAGGTGGAGGGACCTTTGCTATGGTACATGATTATTTAGGTTAGTAAATTAGTATAAATTATTCTATAATTTTATGGTTAAAAGTTCTTTTTGAATAAAAGTATGTGTACTATCCTATAGAGATGATTAaatgtaattttaattttttaaatagtaAATATAATGGGTGTGGTTCATTTAAGTAATTattgattaaaaaatataaaattattaataataatttaattattaaaataaatgatattttaataaaatcatatacattaaatattgtcaatattgtcattttattaaataatatttataagaTATTGATAAATATTATTTCAAGTGCCTATTTGACTTAAATTGTAAATCCAATAAAAAATAGATGTGTGAAGAATAACCACTCTAAAAAGAATTCATAAGTTGTCCTGAAGATAATTATCCTAATTTAACCAAATTTATTTCTAACAAagtctaaatataaaatatattaaatttgttTGATTAAAAATTTAATGTTAAACAAATTTTTTGTTCTGTcaaaaaatattaaacaataaaataagtttgaacttttaaattttaatatagaaaATCTTAGACTATTACCAAATACTTATGATTCACTTCATTCTTTCTTGATCTCAaatattattagatttatttcaaactaatatttctatattttatatatctatatacacattaattattttattatttaattttaaaaaatgagaaataaattttaatattttctttaattattattttttccattttacatttatttaacattattttattctaaattctttaaaaaatcaatttaaaacaacTATGTATTTTATTAGGATaaacaggttttaaggggaccAGAAATCTCGTAcatcaggttttgaagggacttgaaaccctcggATATTTCATAGATCTAGAACCActaacaagacattacaaacatataCAACAATGATAAATAGCACCACAACCACAAACAAGCAAGAAGAATTAAACATTAGAGAACTAGTGGCAGAATAAGCTGAAAACAATAGCCTCAACCAAACCAATGCCAGCCAGACCACAaaataaaacaaatagaaaacCAGTGACTTTGCTCACCAAATCCCCACCATTAGACGCAAAACCCCAACCACAGAAGTAGATGTCGCTACAACCACTCAACTTAACACTAGGGTCCAAATAAGGAGAAAGCCACAAACCCAGCAAAGCAACAGGCATCTAGATAATGATCAACACCGCAAACGTTTCTCCTTCATTAACTTCCACCGAAACAGATATCTCCACACCACCAAAAACTAAGGCAGGGGCATCAGAAACAACAGGGGTCACCGCAGGGGTCTTcactccaatgtccatgcaaaactCTTCCACCCCAAAAACAGTCCAACCACAGATCCGTTGAATCGTCAGCAGCCCCACCAAAACCGTCGTTCAACAACTCTATAAACAGTCTGAAACCCCGACCCGCCACACACCATGCAGAGAACAAAGGATGGATAGAGGGAAAAGAGGGGAGATCGTCCCCCTCTCCATCATCTTCACCTTCCCCAGACTGCTCCTCCATCTCGACGTCGCCTTTATTGTTTTCCCCATTCTCATAGATTTTTTATTTAAAACAACTATTTTCTTAAAACTATGTGAAAGAATTAACCAATTGAATTTAAAATCTCTTGAATTGTTGTTTTTGTGAAGGGGAGATCTTATATAAGATGTATTTTGGTTTCTATATTGCTAAAACtagtgattaaattaattaaaaaaatattattcattatttttattaaaaaaatagttttgaaaATGTAGTAAATATTtcctattcattaaaaaaaaaaatgtactaAATGTACTAAATGCATTTTTCctttcttaatattattatttgtataaatattttaaaattaaaattaattatattaacaatattttttttaattacaagATAGGTGAAACTATAAATATCACAACACATAATTAAGTGATTTGATGAGtttcatattttattattagaTCACATAAAACTCAAAACTTTCCAAttaatggataaaaataataaaaacaaatattCATGTACCAAACAATATTTATAAAGTAAACATTGATTTTTtaagatttgaaatttcaattGACTAAACAAAATTGTTATCACAAAATTTAACAAAAAGTATGTGGTAATGCAACCTTCTTACAATAAGatcaattgaaaatttgaaaacacATAAATTAATTTCATAATCTTAATGAGCTGGATTTTCCACCTAAAAATACTAATGTTTGATTTTAATGTAAGCTCGCTGAAAAATCCACTATACCTTTTTAGAACGCTTGACAATCTCTCCATTAAAGTTTTAAGGGAATACAATTCAGTTTATGAAAGGATCCATAATGATACATATTTCACAAAACTTTTGATcttttatgattttaatttaattcacttaaaAGTTGTTTCTTAAGCTTTTAAGTTTTGAATGTAACATATTTATATTTCTAATCATTATTATCTAAGTCATTGAAATGGAATTTATTATAGGGATAGAAATTAAAGTTGATGGTTTTATTATAAATGATATAATTTTAATTTCTTTggtaaagaaaaaatattttattaaaaattatattttcaatttttcaaataaaaatttctaaaaaaatatttacaaataaaattaaaatattaaacaatattaattaaaaaaattacaataacataactttattaatTAATCTTCTTTTATTTGTTATTATGAAAATCTTTAATTACAAAAACCATTTATGTGCGTGTATTTACACattcacatgcacatgcacatatatgAAAATTCACACCTgattatacatgcatacatatatgcatatatatagacaTCATTATACAAGATgtaatatgaataaataaatataattagatATATCCAAATAATGATTgaaagagaaatatatatatatatatatatatatatatatatatataaagtcaaTCATATGATTGCTGGAGTAAGTGAGAATATGTGAAGACATAATATAGACCAAATGTATAATTGTGTACCAAAAGCTAAAAATAGTTCTATAAAGATATAAATGCATAAGtattatatatctatatacataacATATTTAAAAATCCTAAAGTGTAGTTAAAAAAATGAGAACATAAACTAAAAGAATACATCAAACTAAAAAGAATTTACATGATAATAAAATAAGATGAAAGAATGGAAATTAGTAGATACCTATCTATTTGTGTCTATTTGTGTCTATTTGTGTCTGTGTGGGGAAACAAATATAATAGTATAAGTTAATGAATGACTAAAAAGAAGATTGAATAAAAGTGTATACATGTATAGAAGAATGGAAAGATAACAATGTGAGAAAAGCATACGAAAGAAAtatgaaaagtaaaaataaagagaatAAGTACAAGCAACTCAAAGACTGTATGAGAGTATAGGAAATGATTTGTATGCAATGTATTGATCTAATTAAAGTATAAACTAGGTATATACAATATgtgaatatataataataataatgagatAAATGAACATGAATACAATTAGGTAGAATAaaatgagaagaagaaagaaggaaactGAACATAAGTATGCAAGAAAATGAGAATAAAAAATAGATCCATATATAAAACAAAGAATAAATGTAAAATAATAACTAAATCAATGCgaaagtatatatttatataggaATGTATACATGTCATATTCTATTGAATGTAGAAGATATATAACAAAGACATAAAAGTATATAGCAATATATAACAATGGATAtgagaaaaaacaattaaaaaaatctaagaaaaatgaaaaactatataaaattataAACTTTTATATTCCAATGAATTAGAAGATATATTaacaaccaaaaaaaatatatgaaaatagaACATAAATAAAAATCAATATAGAGGAAAGTAGAGGGGTGTATTTAAGAAAATGCATGAGATTGAATATGCTTGAATACCAAAATATGATGATAAGAAGATAGTAAGGTTgtgaaaaaaagcatgaatacataTAATTCAAAGATAAATTATAGGAAGACAAAAACAAATGTTTTAGATGACTGAAAATTTCAATAGAATAACACCTCTAACAGCTCTAGACAAGTATAATAACATGTATGCATGATAAAATGAATATATGtaaaagcatacatatatatagggGAAAACTACGTATAAGTATaagaaaatttgtaaaaatataatatattttcttatttgttttttaaatataTAGAAAATTATTTGATTGTGTCTTTAGATAAATATGcatgaaaataataaaattgaGAGCATAAGACATAATTAAAGAAAAAATGTTAGACatgtaaatttatatataattatattatgtaAATATGTGCATGTAATTTAAGATAATAATAAATGAAAAATGGATAGCAGAAAGAAAAGTAtaaaatttaatgtgtaattatgAATGTGTAAACAAAAATGAGAGAGGTACATAATAGAATAcaaaacaaatgaatcaacatgtgTGTATAAACAAATAAAATTGGATGACTACTTACATATATATcattgtgtgtgtgagagagaggggggtaatgaTTAGAAAATAGATTATGTAAGGATGAGCTAAACAACCCAATAAAACAACATTGAAAATGACATCTATGAGAAAGAGAAAATGTGTATAAAAATATATAACAGGGAGATAGGAAGAATAAATGTAAAAGAATGGAGATGTATGGAGAAATAAGGAAGAAGAGGATAGAGATAAATATGAAAATAAGCTCACCACTAAAACTTAATAGGAGCAATTAACTCTAAAACAAAATGAGGTCAAGTGATGTCCAAACTTTAAGGTTCAGTTACAAAAGGGTTTGTTGACTAAGCAAAACTATATCCATCTTTTAACATTGTTAAGAAAATTGTTCATCCCAAGGTTAAGTTTTCTTCTTAAGTTGCTTTTATTTCTTCCCTTATTTAAAATCTGTTTCTAAAAGTTAGCCCAAATCCATACAATAAAAAGATATCTTTAGTATTTTTATACACTTCACTACTAGAAACTTTGTCCCTACCAAagaataccaaagaatccattgcAACCATGCTCTACCCAagatttttaatattaatttgctCATGTGGGATGCAATACATGGGGAAATGGGTAAATACATTAGAACTAAGATTCAGGAGCATTGTTATGATGTTAGGCATAATATTATCTCTAAAGCAGCATGTGTCTTGAGCACATCTtgtatttttttattgtatttttttattgaAGATAGTTTTTTTACATATACATATTTTTAACTTGATAATATTCTAGCTATTATATATTCTAtcttttatttttgtttacttTTCACATGTCTTTAATTTTCACATGTCTTTAATGGTTTTTCTTTTAGCCTCCATCTTTGTCCCCCTATTACTAATACAATGAGGCTCATTGACCAATTCTCCTACTCTTTTAAATCATGTCATATTTTATAATTGGAATTGACTCCTAcactaaaaaaaggaaaaaagaaaaaatataattatatttctATCATTTATACTAACAAAATTATTCTCTGCAGTAGAAAAAACATACAACCAAATAAAGAATTTGCTCTTGTTACAattgaaattgagaaattaaagAGCAAAACCCAAAAAAATATGGACATTAAACCAAACTGAAGATAAAAGATAAGCAAGCATAGCCTGCCCTACACTTCCTTCCCAAACTCCATTATGGACGAGGGCCCTACCATTATGGAATATCTAAGCCAGACACAGAGATCGGTGCACTCTCCTGCCAGCTTTCTAATGCCCATTCCGCAAGTTGCCCCAAACATTACAAAGCTCTGTGTGTTTTGCTAGACATTTATTTTAACATTTGTAGAATCTAAACGAAAGAGAGTAAATATCCTGAAGGTTGACCAAATGAGATGAGATCTGTAATCTAATCTTCATTCATGGAACAAATTCAATTTTGATGGCAGCAGTTACACCTATATTGTCTTCTTTAGTTTAAGAGTAATGTAGTGCTCTTTTCAAGCACCAAACCTGTCAATATTAATTTTCCACCTCATTCATGCATAAAAATGACTGATTACAAAATGTAACTGGCAAAAACTTTTATTATTGAACCGTTTGATGATAAAGAATGGCCATGATATACGAACGCTTTAACAGGCTCATTAGCTTACCTTAACAGAAACTGTACCTATAATTTATTTCAATCAGGATATGTTAATAATATCGAATGTGTTTCAATTGTCTAATCAGGTAATGAAATATAATCTATAAAATGATCGAATCTAATCGTGAAACTATCAAGCTAATTGAACATTGTATTGAGCTTAAGCAGCACTAGACATTGCATACGTCAAATGTTTAGTGCAAGTCACTCATCTTTAACTCTTCGGAACATGAAACTGTCGAATGTGACAGGGCTTGTGTTGCTCTTCTTAATGGGTTGGGTATCAGTCAGTATTTATGTATGGAAAAGTAATTATGTCATCTTCTTCAATAATTATTGGACATTGTATGTAGATGCAACCAGATAGTTAATATCGACGTTCAGAAAGAAAAAGTAGATGTAATCAATATGAGAAATTGTAAGGAAGAAGCCATTAGAGGATATGGATAACCATCTTGTTTCTAAAGCACGCGTTGcataaaaaattgtaaaattaTTAGTGTTCTACTACAGTGCGGCTATCTTGAAGTGCATCAATCTATACAAGTTtccttttcaattttaaaatttctaCACAATATTGCTTCAGCATAAGTCTGTTTAGATAGTCTAAATGTTTGGACTTTCTCTAACCTAATAAAACTTAAAAGCAGGATTACAATGAAATGCAGTACCAGGCATTGAAGTATAGATTTCTACACATCTCCAATGAGGTTTTACTCCATTAACTGCCGAAGTCTCTGCTCAAGTTTGGCGGCGCTTGTGAACTTCTGCTTATCAAACACCTGCAACACAAATcaacaaataaacatttaaattttgTTGCCAACTTATATTTGGCtgtgttaatgaaattgaagaccAAATGCTTCAAACACCACCTTGCATTGAAGACTATGGAAAACTTTGTCATCAGGGGTGAAAGAGGAGGCAGAAATTATATGAAGCCCTTCCTCTTCAAGTGCAAGCAGAAGCCTAGAGAGAGCCATATCCCCTCTCAAAGAACTTGTTGTGACTAGTACAAGGGAACCCACATGATTTACATCCACTTGAGGAAATGCCTTACACTCCAATAATGATGTATCTTTGTCCTCTTTATaacaatcttgcatttcattcatcTTCATCTTGTCTCTTTTCTTGGCAAGTTCCTCCACCTTCTGCTCCATATGGCGAATATAGTCAGTGGCTACAGATAGCTGATCAGTAATAGAAGTCTTGCCCTGGACCACAATCCAATAATCTCCAATCATATACTCATCTGGGCTTTCTTTTATTATGTAATGGGCACGGAAAGTAAGTTTCACCTCAATAAAAACATATTATATCAGAACTCGTAAAATGTTCAAAATTGGATTTCACGCCCTTTCTACAGACATTAGGGTTCATGGCAAGTAGAAAATTCTATTATCAACATTACTGTTCATCATCTTTATTTTCCAAGCTCAGTTCATCAAGCCAACTATTAATTCAGAAGCAAGAATCCACGGGATTATAAGTTACAATATCTTCTAAATTGATTTGTGTTTTTAGCTGCTTAGGTAATGGGTGAAAAGCTCAAAGGAGACGTACACAGAATACTTGCTATTTAATTATCTAAGGCATTGATTAATCTTCTTTTACCaatataaagaaagaaagaaaggaaccATAGATTTTCGGATACTCATCCCTAAACTAATGCATCTTTGAGCGGATATCATCtatagaagagagaaagaaaaagaaaaagtacttCCAGATTGACCAAACAAAAAAAAGATGGGTAAATATTGCATACCCTAAAATTTGCTTCTGGTATTATAGATCTCAGATCAGAATAGCGGGATTTCATTTGTTTCCTCCTCTCTTTTTCTATCACTTTGTGGAGCAATTTCTTATCCACACCTCCTCGTCTTTTCCACTGCTTTCCATCGTCACTAAATTTGGCAGAAGTATTCTGCTGCGTTAAATCAAACCCAATTTTTCCATCGCTAAGACAGAATTGAGGCAGCGAAAAATTGTGCTCTCCGCACTGCACATCATTACTGTAAAAACCTGTGGAAAACACCGGAGGAAAAGGATTCATTTTCTTTTTTTCACAGGGAGCAAAATTAAATTTTGGAAGAAGAGATGTAGTCAGAGAGAAGACAAGGCAATTTTAGTGCATTTGTGAATAATTGAGGAATGGTGATTTGATCTCATCTGAAATCTCATCTGCAATCTGCACCTGCCGACCAACAACAGAAAAACCCTACTCAAAATATATGATTTGACAAGAGAATATAGGTGGTACCTGGCTACAGATGTGGTTGGAGGGAAGCAATGACCGGCTAAACATGCCACCTGTCAGTAGCTTCCAAGATTTGCTTGGGATTGTGATCGAATAATTAGGTCGTCAGAAATCGGACACCCAACAACTCTTTAATCTGCACGGTCTCCAGAGCTTAACAAATTGACCTGTCGAGCCCACTGCCAGCTCGCATATTTGTCTCAGAACTTTCCCTGCAATTTCTCTAATGACTGCTGATCGATAGGAGTAAAGTAAATctgttatcatccatcaaaatttttagagaaactaaATGGAGTTGATTAAGATGAGAATCACCTTGTATCCAGGTTCAAGCTTGTAATATGAGACAAATTAATTAAATGCACCATGGGAAGAAGATTGCAGAGGAAGTAAAGAAGAAATACAGCGTGATACTAGTTAAGATAATCTGATTCGGAGAATGTTAAAATATATACCAGCTATATAAAGAGCTTGTTCATATTAATGTATTTATACACCAGACAAAAtagataattttatttatttatttaagtttaatgAATATAGTAAGTAATATAATTAATAATTGTTTTGTATGATTTTCTCAAAATTCTATAACCAAGCATGCATTGGATTCAACTGTTAGATTATGAGGTGTGTTGGTTATGTTTATACTAGTCTCCAAAGAAATTGTAGA
The nucleotide sequence above comes from Cryptomeria japonica chromosome 11, Sugi_1.0, whole genome shotgun sequence. Encoded proteins:
- the LOC131070518 gene encoding transcription factor bHLH36-like, whose translation is MNPFPPVFSTGFYSNDVQCGEHNFSLPQFCLSDGKIGFDLTQQNTSAKFSDDGKQWKRRGGVDKKLLHKVIEKERRKQMKSRYSDLRSIIPEANFRGKTSITDQLSVATDYIRHMEQKVEELAKKRDKMKMNEMQDCYKEDKDTSLLECKAFPQVDVNHVGSLVLVTTSSLRGDMALSRLLLALEEEGLHIISASSFTPDDKVFHSLQCKVFDKQKFTSAAKLEQRLRQLME